One window from the genome of Eublepharis macularius isolate TG4126 chromosome 15, MPM_Emac_v1.0, whole genome shotgun sequence encodes:
- the FGFBP1 gene encoding fibroblast growth factor-binding protein 1, with protein MKIGCLALLCTLIVLSQILHADCEGKKERKKERTNTGKGGRQHSGSSPQNGNGQKARGQKGNHKGKFISKEKSQCTWTLNEGEAATLKIDCKREGHDVSCTFSGNPSTCPQFSENRNLFWKQITRSLKRQKNICEDSKGILKSQICKKGPASAHLRMVVTSHNFEREKPVLHGRETLTGTGSPVSSENLPEQGSSDCVEDIDYVDQKKVAEQYCSESWLSLCNFFVSMLQDKKCK; from the coding sequence ATGAAGATCGGATGCCTTGCCCTTTTGTGCACCCTGATTGTGCTCTCTCAGATATTACATGCTGACtgtgaaggaaagaaagagagaaagaaagagcgaACAAACACTGGAAAAGGTGGAAGGCAACATTCCGGATCCAGTCCTCAGAATGGAAATGGTCAGAAAGCCCGAGGACAGAAAGGCAACCATAAAGGCAAGTTTATCAGCAAAGAGAAGTCTCAGTGCACCTGGACACTGAATGAAGGAGAGGCGGCTACCTTAAAAATAGATTGCAAGAGAGAGGGACACGATGTCTCCTGTACGTTTTCAGGCAACCCTTCCACTTGCCCCCAATTTTCAGAAAATCGAAACCTCTTCTGGAAGCAAATTACCAGGTCTCTCAAGAGGCAGAAGAACATCTGCGAGGACTCAAAAGGCATCTTGAAATCTCAGATCTGTAAGAAAGGACCTGCAAGTGCCCACCTTAGAATGGTGGTAACATCACATAATTTTGAACGAGAGAAGCCAGTTCTCCATGGAAGGGAGACTTTGACGGGAACAGGATCTCCTGTTTCTTCTGAAAATCTACCGGAACAAGgatccagtgattgtgttgaAGACATTGATTATGTCGATCAGAAAAAGGTGGCTGAACAGTATTGCTCAGAGTCATGGCTATCTCTCTGTAACTTTTTCGTTTCCATGTTACAAGATAAAAAGTGCAAGTAA